In Rhodamnia argentea isolate NSW1041297 chromosome 1, ASM2092103v1, whole genome shotgun sequence, the genomic window TTTACTTatgatattctttttcttcaaaattgaaatctttagaaatcatgaaaattaatatatGATATTACCTTTGTATACTGATTGACTTATTGATTTTAAGAGATATCGGATTCATCATTTTGAAACTCGAAAAATttgcaataaagaaaaaacTCGCAAACAAGTCTAAAATCTTATTGGAACCTTATAAAACTACAAAGAATTTATGATTTACACACTACATGCATGGCATAAAATTTCTTGCTTTTAATATCTATATATTTTAGTAATGtaagtcgggtcgggtatgagtcacTGTATTTGTATTGTATATAAATGGGTCAAAGCGGGTAAAATGGATCGATTGAGGTTGGATCATTTTCGACtcaatccacccatttgacggcTCGAGTGGCTGCCAAAAGATTTGAGCTCGTGGTTGTTTTGACATGTATACAACTAATGCAACGACATGGGACTATTAGCATATTTACATATTAAAGCATGCTTTCATCggatagtttaaacttttagattTGACATTCTCATATGATATCAGAATAAGAGATCTCAAATTCGAATCTTTataggcccctatttgccttcCTAATTATATGTATGCTTTAGGCATCAGCCAAATTCCACCCTACACATGAGAGGGAGTATTGAAATATTTAAACACTAAACCACGCCCTTCACTTAACAGCTTAAGTTTTGATACTATATGAGTTTTTATGAGATATTAAATCATGCTTTCATTTAACAGCTTAATTTTTGATAtcgtgtgagattttgtgggatgaATGCCAACAGTTCAAAAAGCTTATTATGTGAAATGAAgatatgatttaatatttaaatattttaacactTCCATTCACCCATAGGTTAGAATTCAGTTAAGCCTAAACTTAGAACAATTGGCAGTACTTTACAAAATCTCATGGGAGCCATGGAAAAATATAATTGAGGAGACAACAATGTGATTATTAAAAGACGAGATCGAACAATCGAAGATGgctaaatattatttttatctagTTTTTTCCTTTAATCTCAAAAGTTGAGCTTGACCATCttacttcttttgggttctTTCTATTAGTTGATAAATTGGGAAGGGGTGATTAATCCTTATGATGATCATTTCAACGGTGTCTACAAGTACAACAAGTGCAGCTACATGGAGCAATGGAGAATAAAATTGAGGAGACCGTAAAATGATCATCAAAAGATAAGATTAGACGGTTAAATACTATCTTGATATTCAGTTTCTTTCTTTAATGGAATAAGCGTATCGAAACTTATAAAGTTCTTCGCAAAAGTGCGATTGAGtcgtaaaatttttcaaaaaaatgcaatcaagtcttaaaatttgtcaaattaatgtaatcaagtctttcTATTAATTCCGTTTATTTTAGCTAACCAAAAAggtgaacacacacacacacacacacacacactctctctctctctctctctctctctctctctctatatatatatatatatatatatatatatatattgttatattctctctcctacgtggggTTAGCGTTAATCAAAAAACTAAAACGActcgttttggtccaaattagtaattttttgtTCACGTCAAATTGCCGCCTCCCCACCATCGGCAGAAAGGGCAAGCGGTGGTCGCTGGGGCTTCGGCTCGACCGTCACGGTGGTTTGACCAAAGACATTGTCATCCTTCCACTACCTCTCGAAACACTCATTTTAATGCCTTAACCAATCTTAATCATTTGATCAACGCGACAACACATATccacaaataatcattttcttaaattcgGATATAATCTGTCAAATTCAAACATAAAACATAGTCTGATGTGCTTCGAATCTTGCGATTCTTCATATTTgcttatgtttttctttttccccctaaaTTTCGTCAAATGAACGTCGGCCCCTAGGAGAAAGATTCCTCACTAAGGACCAAGCTCAGCAATTTGGTCGAGTGCTTgcccctttttctctcttcaaaGTCATTTTTATAGTCATGAGTTTCTGGTATCTCTCTTTCGCGTTTTAAGACTCGTTTCCCGAGTTTTGGACATGTCCCCCCATGTTATGGGTGTGGTTCTCACTAGCTTGCTGCCTATTTCTGGTAACAAGTTTGGTAACCATGTCAACTGCTTCTCCGCGTATGCCAATCTGCTTCAGCGACGTGTCTGGCCACGCTTTTTCACCACTTCCTTGGACAAAGAAATTAACCGTTTTCACACTTTTCGCGGACTTTGATAGATATGACGTCATGTCAACCGCTTTTATTACGTGTAAACCGGTCACTCCTATTATGTGCATGCTAGCTATCTCAACCACGTTTCCGGCCATGATCCCTAAGTCTTGCAATTCGAGGGTCCTGGCCGAAGTGCCTTTGCTTCTCTCTTTCATGTCGGCATCGTCTGGACAGGCCAATATCAATCTTGCACATGTCAAATCTATTGCTAGCCAAACCTATGCCAAGCACAATCTGGTGGGCATTGTCTCCATAAAACCCTAACTGTAAAGTTGATATCTTGCTTAATATGGTTGATGTGTTAGGAAGCCAATGTCCACCTCAAAACGACCAACATCTACTTTGGCAATTTTTAGGTGCCAATAGTAGCTGACACAGACTAAGACCATATGTTGGAtagttctctctctaaaccCCAAACCCCCCTCCCAatctccttctcttcctctctccaaATCTGAGGTTGTGGATCTCAAATCCGAGGCCGGCAATTCGAAATCGACACGTCGATTTTCAATTTGATACAATGCAAATTCAAACTCGAGATGAAAAGTTATGAATCTCTCCCTACCCAATCCCCCTTCATAGCAATGGGCATATATTTTAGCTTTGTTCCCTCCAGCAAGTGAGGAGGAACGTTTGAATAGAATGTGCAAGTTGGTGGTCACAACCAGCAGGGAATCGCAGCCACCGAAAGCCCTTGTCATTCCCCAATGATCTTTCCGCacaaccaaaagaaagaaagaaaactgatTCAAAGAAGGTGGGCTTTGAGAATCTCATGGATTGCTGGAAATCTAAGCATATATTGACCAACCCCTCCCACAATATTCGATTGGATCTTTTGTTCTCTGTCACTACGATAATCCAcgttcctccttcttccttccccGGTGAGCCCTATGAACACGTTAAGTCTATATTTTCATGAGAGCGATTCTTGAAGCCATTCGCATGCGACTGAATAGATCTGAGCAGACGATTCAGGATTACCCTTTTGACGATTTGGATATGTGTGAAAGCTCGTTTCTCAGTCACTTGACCAACATAATCAACACTTGGCTACCAAAGTAGACATGAATGAATCAACCGTTCAAGTTGCCCTCTTTTTCTCCGGAGCTACAACTTACTCGATCTGTTAGAACGAATTTAAAATGATGTCTGTGATCGTCTTACGTCGTTGTTCCTCCAATTACATTGAACTAGGAGATTTTGGTCAGGTGGCTCTGCACCTAACTCCATGCAATAAATAATAAACTAAGCCCTATAAACTCGTGAATGAATTAACAAGGAATGGATCTGCCCAAGTTGTTGAGCCCCATGCGGAGTCAAGTAGTCATTGTCCGAGAAAGCTACTTTTATCATGAGCTTGAGCATCTATGTAAGAAAAGGCCTACTTTTCGAAATTCCCTCCCAAAAGACATAAGGTATCTCTCTACTAGTCTCTTACCAGTCCACCACATTAGCCGTCCCTATATATACATCGCGAACATGAAAGCTCAACTACAACCACACCACCTCGAGCCTATTCTAGATTTCTCCTCTCGGGTCCCCGGCGACCTCCCATCTGATCGAGTTCGGCCCCGGATTCGGTCTTGTGGTAATCGGGTTCTTGTCGGGAGCACCGGGTCaagaaaaccataaaaaaaacgtCCTTTTTTTTCCGAACTCAGAAAGAGTTTTGAGTACCATTCCTAGTTTGGGAATCGCCCTAAATTGGTCTAGGGTtttcgagagagaaagagaatggACAAGGTGACGAGATACGCGTCGGAGCAAGGGGTGGTTATTTTCAGCAAGAGCTCGTGCTGCTTGTGCTACACGGTGACCATCCTGTTCCGGGACCTCGGAGTCCAGCCCCGGGTGTACGAGATTGACCACGACCCCGAGTGCCGGGAGATAGAGAAGGCCCTGGTCAGGCTGGGGTGCAGCGCGCCCGTGCCCGCGGTGTTCATAGGCGGCAAGCTCGTCGGGTCCACCAACGAGGTCATGTCCCTCCACCTCAGCGGCTCGCTTGTCCCCTTGATCAGGCCCTACCAAGCCCAGCCTTCAGcaatctaatcaaatcaaattgattGGGAGCGGCTAGAGTCTCCCTAGATTGTAGGTGCTGCTATAATATGAATGTGTATGCATTAAGTGTAATTTTTAGACGTGCAATTTGGGGAATAAGGTACAAGCTAGGGGTATGCTTGCTTGATGATCAGGATCAATTTAGAAAACGTTGGTTAGTGTCGTTATGAATCGTTATGTATTGTGGTACCTTTGAGTAGCGTTGTGGGATAGTCCCtttgatttagaaaaaaatatatatgaagaAACTAGCCAACATATATTATATGTTCCTTCTTCTACATGATCATGGTTATTCATTTTGTCCTGCAAACACCAACCTATTCAATTGACTCTCCGCCGACAGATTATGCAGCCCTATCGGTAACGAGACTGAGGATGGGGCCGGAGAGTACCAAGTCCAGGGTTCGATGTACACAGTTAAGATTCGACCGCTGGTCCGGAGAGTACCAGGTCTAAAGAGGGGGGCCAATTGGAATCCTAGCGAATGCACTGAGGCTACAAGAGAACTAACTAAGATTCGATATACACAATTAACCAAAGTTGATGTTTACAGCCTCTAAATAAACCTAAGAATAAACAGAAAGTTGAAGCGAAGAGAGTGGAAACTTTGGAGGTCTTCGACCGCGGGCATCTTGGTAATAATTCCCCGCATATGCCGAAAGATGGTATATCGTCTTCGGATGCACCAAGTGCATGTGAGCTCCATGCATTTCAGCTTTTAGATCATGTGAGTCCCACGCGAAACTCGTCGATATCAAGGGCTCGGAAGCATTTAGCTCACGTGCCAGGATCAtttaggaaattttcttttgtatggCAGGGGGTAAAAAACAATTCCCTTCTTCCAAAATGGTGGGCGGAAGGATAAATTATATTCCTCAGCTTTTTTCTGGATTGGAAGCGAAAGGAATTacattcccttcttcttttgcaGTGTCCAATCTTCATATTCgttgttcttcttctcttcattcCGGCGGTCGGTAAGAACGGAACTAAGTGATTTGATTGCCCATCGGAATTCGCCCCGTGCATTATTGTCGGCCCGGCCGACATCTTCGCTTGCTTCAATTGTGACCGGCGACATGTCGGCGGATGGATTTTTGCAAAGTTACTGCACGAAAGGGCCGGGTTGTCGTCTTTGTTTGTCGTCAAAGaaagttctctctttttcgaTCTTCGATTGATGGATTACTTGTTCCTACGAGAGAATGCCAAAA contains:
- the LOC115756741 gene encoding glutaredoxin-C13-like, with the translated sequence MDKVTRYASEQGVVIFSKSSCCLCYTVTILFRDLGVQPRVYEIDHDPECREIEKALVRLGCSAPVPAVFIGGKLVGSTNEVMSLHLSGSLVPLIRPYQAQPSAI